The Toxorhynchites rutilus septentrionalis strain SRP chromosome 3, ASM2978413v1, whole genome shotgun sequence genome includes a region encoding these proteins:
- the LOC129772949 gene encoding probable cyclin-dependent serine/threonine-protein kinase DDB_G0292550: MASILEIIKTTSSIVPQFDGNIDKLKAFADALNLVKTFETPENKATIINVILTKLEGRARNAFTETPTSVSEISKILKAKITTSPPEQVLAKMANLKQNGGIEQFCLDLEKLVFSLETAYTAKEIPPQVAKSMANKEGVKHLAGGLKNEKTSLIIRAGNFNSYSDAMTKALEENLNNASASVFAYSQTNRNANRFNNNVDTHYNNYRRRPNDFHNRGRNQNNFNRNNFNQNNFQNQPRNNYNRFGQQNQVRDQFSNINPQRNNNNNNRRNTNFNRPQQYIRLTGNESQPTDALQSEPALTLEENKHYGDQH; this comes from the coding sequence atggCTAGCATACTCGAAATAATCAAGACTACATCGTCTATAGTTCCGCAATTCGACGGAAACATAGACAAACTGAAAGCCTTCGCTGACGCTTTAAACTtggtgaaaacatttgaaacaccGGAAAACAAAGCAACCATAATTAACGTCATACTAACCAAACTAGAGGGACGGGCGAGAAATGCATTCACTGAAACACCGACATCGGTGAGCGagataagcaaaattttaaaagcTAAAATAACGACCAGCCCACCGGAACAAGTTCTAGCTAAAATGGCTAACTTGAAACAAAACGGTGGAATCGAACAATTTTGCCTGGATTTAGAAAAATTGGTGTTCAGTTTGGAAACAGCGTACACCGCTAAAGAAATTCCGCCCCAAGTTGCCAAATCTATGGCAAACAAAGAAGGCGTCAAACATTTAGCCGGAgggttaaaaaacgaaaaaacctcgCTCATCATAAGAGCAGGGAATTTCAATTCATACTCCGACGCGATGACTAAAGCGTTGGAGGAAAACTTAAATAATGCGAGCGCATCAGTATTTGCATACTCGCAAACCAACAGAAACGCCAACCGTTTCAACAACAACGTTGACACACATTATAATAATTACAGGCGCAGGCCAAACGACTTCCATAACCGCGGTAGAAACCAAAACAATTTCAACCGCaacaatttcaaccaaaataatttccaaaaCCAACCGCGTAATAACTATAACCGTTTTGGCCAGCAAAACCAAGTTCGAGACCAATTCTCAAACATAAACCCACAgcgaaataacaacaacaacaataggcggaatacaaattttaaccGCCCTCAGCAATACATTCGCCTAACGGGAAACGAGTCACAACCGACGGATGCCCTCCAGTCCGAACCGGCATTGACATTGGAGGAAAACAAACATTACGGAGACCaacattaa
- the LOC129779129 gene encoding epsilon-sarcoglycan isoform X3, which produces MSTKLIFLLAIFAVAQLSTAVYITDDVYVSELFSLRVEPRMFNWTFQGLTEQFQYRPSLEGYPDLPSWVRYMYSTEYHSGFLYGTPPERTADSKVAIEIIALNKQTYETKRIVLILSVHRKLPPRNVIQMKIDNLNWVHMMDPGRIENLKNIFRNDLWQESRQDLHIIFMDSAIKLGARLPLKPQQREGVVVHLGSRADFSSRLLDLQEEVKPLYKIASCTYKRTSVQTTFENSGFKLDWCAFKMQAADDDITAMPHHPNESYKPAKGSELSNLHRSDKWEAPMKSEVPERNYSDEFAVSFAIPGMIFVLLLSILTVILCFQHEKLHEYRPVQAVQMVQYSQQSTIQPTGTLKSLKEPSYVENLSLRSASPTESHYPEGSPRVRNTYLRPKPPPYKPASGSNSSTMQRNVSRGVDM; this is translated from the exons ATGTcgacaaaattgatttttctgctGGCGATCTTTGCCGTCGCTCAGCTGTCCACTGCCGTCTACATTACGGACGATGTTTACGTCTCGGAGCTGTTCTCTCTGCGGGTCGAACCGCGAATGTTCAACTGGACCTTCCAAGGGCTGACGGAACAATTCCAGTATCGTCCATCTCTCGAGGGCTATCCGGATCTTCCGTCGTGGGTTCGCTACATGTACAGCACTGAGTATCATTCGGGTTTTCTTTACGGAACACCACCGGAACGAACGGCTGACAGCAAGGTAGCAATAGAGATCATCGCCCTCAACAAACAAACCTACGAAACGAAACGGATCGTGCTCATACTGTCCGTTCACCGGAAGCTTCCTCCGAGAAATGTGATCCAGATGAAGATCGATAACCTGAACTGGGTGCACATGATGGATCCGGGTAGgattgaaaatttgaagaacATCTTTCGGAATGATTTGTGGCAGGAAAGCCGACAGGATTTGCACATCATTTTCATGGATTCGGCAATAAAACTGGGTGCGCGTTTGCCACTGAAACCGCAGCAACGTGAGGGGGTTGTAGTCCATTTGGGAAGCAGGGCCGATTTTTCCTCTAGACTGTTGgatcttcaggaggaggttaaACCGCTCTACAAGATAGCGTCGTGCACATACAAGAGAACATCGGTGCAGACAACCTTCGAGAATTCTGGTTTCAAGCTGGACTGGTGTGCGTTCAAGATG CAAGCAGCAGACGATGACATCACGGCTATGCCACATCATCCGAACGAAAGTTACAAACCAGCTAAGGGATCGGAGCTCAGCAATCTCCATCGCTCTGATAAGTGGGAAGCACCAATGAAGTCTGAGGTACCGGAGAGGAATTATAGTGACGAATTCGCCGTCTCATTCGCCATTCCTGGGATGATTTTCGTGCTGCTTCTGTCCATTCTGACGGTGATATTGTGTTTCCAGCACGAGAAGTT ACACGAGTATCGGCCAGTGCAAGCGGTTCAGATGGTCCAGTATTCGCAGCAGTCTACGATTCAGCCAACCGGAACGCTTAAAAGCCTTAAGGAACCTTCCTACGTGGAGAATTTGAGTTTGCGTTCAGCTAG TCCAACGGAGAGTCACTACCCGGAGGGTAGTCCACGAGTCAGAAACACGTATCTACGACCAAAGCCTCCTCCGTACAAACCGGCCTCGGGCTCGAACAGTTCTACTATGCAGCGTAATGTATCGAGAGGTGTGGACATGTGA
- the LOC129779129 gene encoding epsilon-sarcoglycan isoform X1 — translation MSTKLIFLLAIFAVAQLSTAVYITDDVYVSELFSLRVEPRMFNWTFQGLTEQFQYRPSLEGYPDLPSWVRYMYSTEYHSGFLYGTPPERTADSKVAIEIIALNKQTYETKRIVLILSVHRKLPPRNVIQMKIDNLNWVHMMDPGRIENLKNIFRNDLWQESRQDLHIIFMDSAIKLGARLPLKPQQREGVVVHLGSRADFSSRLLDLQEEVKPLYKIASCTYKRTSVQTTFENSGFKLDWCAFKMQAADDDITAMPHHPNESYKPAKGSELSNLHRSDKWEAPMKSEVPERNYSDEFAVSFAIPGMIFVLLLSILTVILCFQHEKLRDDDSEYYFDFLFNICTDFFRLKKFYRHEYRPVQAVQMVQYSQQSTIQPTGTLKSLKEPSYVENLSLRSASPTESHYPEGSPRVRNTYLRPKPPPYKPASGSNSSTMQRNVSRGVDM, via the exons ATGTcgacaaaattgatttttctgctGGCGATCTTTGCCGTCGCTCAGCTGTCCACTGCCGTCTACATTACGGACGATGTTTACGTCTCGGAGCTGTTCTCTCTGCGGGTCGAACCGCGAATGTTCAACTGGACCTTCCAAGGGCTGACGGAACAATTCCAGTATCGTCCATCTCTCGAGGGCTATCCGGATCTTCCGTCGTGGGTTCGCTACATGTACAGCACTGAGTATCATTCGGGTTTTCTTTACGGAACACCACCGGAACGAACGGCTGACAGCAAGGTAGCAATAGAGATCATCGCCCTCAACAAACAAACCTACGAAACGAAACGGATCGTGCTCATACTGTCCGTTCACCGGAAGCTTCCTCCGAGAAATGTGATCCAGATGAAGATCGATAACCTGAACTGGGTGCACATGATGGATCCGGGTAGgattgaaaatttgaagaacATCTTTCGGAATGATTTGTGGCAGGAAAGCCGACAGGATTTGCACATCATTTTCATGGATTCGGCAATAAAACTGGGTGCGCGTTTGCCACTGAAACCGCAGCAACGTGAGGGGGTTGTAGTCCATTTGGGAAGCAGGGCCGATTTTTCCTCTAGACTGTTGgatcttcaggaggaggttaaACCGCTCTACAAGATAGCGTCGTGCACATACAAGAGAACATCGGTGCAGACAACCTTCGAGAATTCTGGTTTCAAGCTGGACTGGTGTGCGTTCAAGATG CAAGCAGCAGACGATGACATCACGGCTATGCCACATCATCCGAACGAAAGTTACAAACCAGCTAAGGGATCGGAGCTCAGCAATCTCCATCGCTCTGATAAGTGGGAAGCACCAATGAAGTCTGAGGTACCGGAGAGGAATTATAGTGACGAATTCGCCGTCTCATTCGCCATTCCTGGGATGATTTTCGTGCTGCTTCTGTCCATTCTGACGGTGATATTGTGTTTCCAGCACGAGAAGTT GCGAGATGACGattctgaatattatttcgaCTTTCTCTTTAACATTTGTACAGATTTCTTCAG ATTGAAAAAATTTTACAGACACGAGTATCGGCCAGTGCAAGCGGTTCAGATGGTCCAGTATTCGCAGCAGTCTACGATTCAGCCAACCGGAACGCTTAAAAGCCTTAAGGAACCTTCCTACGTGGAGAATTTGAGTTTGCGTTCAGCTAG TCCAACGGAGAGTCACTACCCGGAGGGTAGTCCACGAGTCAGAAACACGTATCTACGACCAAAGCCTCCTCCGTACAAACCGGCCTCGGGCTCGAACAGTTCTACTATGCAGCGTAATGTATCGAGAGGTGTGGACATGTGA
- the LOC129779129 gene encoding epsilon-sarcoglycan isoform X2: MSTKLIFLLAIFAVAQLSTAVYITDDVYVSELFSLRVEPRMFNWTFQGLTEQFQYRPSLEGYPDLPSWVRYMYSTEYHSGFLYGTPPERTADSKVAIEIIALNKQTYETKRIVLILSVHRKLPPRNVIQMKIDNLNWVHMMDPGRIENLKNIFRNDLWQESRQDLHIIFMDSAIKLGARLPLKPQQREGVVVHLGSRADFSSRLLDLQEEVKPLYKIASCTYKRTSVQTTFENSGFKLDWCAFKMQAADDDITAMPHHPNESYKPAKGSELSNLHRSDKWEAPMKSEVPERNYSDEFAVSFAIPGMIFVLLLSILTVILCFQHEKLRDDDSEYYFDFLFNICTDFFRHEYRPVQAVQMVQYSQQSTIQPTGTLKSLKEPSYVENLSLRSASPTESHYPEGSPRVRNTYLRPKPPPYKPASGSNSSTMQRNVSRGVDM; this comes from the exons ATGTcgacaaaattgatttttctgctGGCGATCTTTGCCGTCGCTCAGCTGTCCACTGCCGTCTACATTACGGACGATGTTTACGTCTCGGAGCTGTTCTCTCTGCGGGTCGAACCGCGAATGTTCAACTGGACCTTCCAAGGGCTGACGGAACAATTCCAGTATCGTCCATCTCTCGAGGGCTATCCGGATCTTCCGTCGTGGGTTCGCTACATGTACAGCACTGAGTATCATTCGGGTTTTCTTTACGGAACACCACCGGAACGAACGGCTGACAGCAAGGTAGCAATAGAGATCATCGCCCTCAACAAACAAACCTACGAAACGAAACGGATCGTGCTCATACTGTCCGTTCACCGGAAGCTTCCTCCGAGAAATGTGATCCAGATGAAGATCGATAACCTGAACTGGGTGCACATGATGGATCCGGGTAGgattgaaaatttgaagaacATCTTTCGGAATGATTTGTGGCAGGAAAGCCGACAGGATTTGCACATCATTTTCATGGATTCGGCAATAAAACTGGGTGCGCGTTTGCCACTGAAACCGCAGCAACGTGAGGGGGTTGTAGTCCATTTGGGAAGCAGGGCCGATTTTTCCTCTAGACTGTTGgatcttcaggaggaggttaaACCGCTCTACAAGATAGCGTCGTGCACATACAAGAGAACATCGGTGCAGACAACCTTCGAGAATTCTGGTTTCAAGCTGGACTGGTGTGCGTTCAAGATG CAAGCAGCAGACGATGACATCACGGCTATGCCACATCATCCGAACGAAAGTTACAAACCAGCTAAGGGATCGGAGCTCAGCAATCTCCATCGCTCTGATAAGTGGGAAGCACCAATGAAGTCTGAGGTACCGGAGAGGAATTATAGTGACGAATTCGCCGTCTCATTCGCCATTCCTGGGATGATTTTCGTGCTGCTTCTGTCCATTCTGACGGTGATATTGTGTTTCCAGCACGAGAAGTT GCGAGATGACGattctgaatattatttcgaCTTTCTCTTTAACATTTGTACAGATTTCTTCAG ACACGAGTATCGGCCAGTGCAAGCGGTTCAGATGGTCCAGTATTCGCAGCAGTCTACGATTCAGCCAACCGGAACGCTTAAAAGCCTTAAGGAACCTTCCTACGTGGAGAATTTGAGTTTGCGTTCAGCTAG TCCAACGGAGAGTCACTACCCGGAGGGTAGTCCACGAGTCAGAAACACGTATCTACGACCAAAGCCTCCTCCGTACAAACCGGCCTCGGGCTCGAACAGTTCTACTATGCAGCGTAATGTATCGAGAGGTGTGGACATGTGA